The following proteins are co-located in the Castanea sativa cultivar Marrone di Chiusa Pesio chromosome 8, ASM4071231v1 genome:
- the LOC142608182 gene encoding PHD finger-like domain-containing protein 5A — MAKHHPDLIMCRKQPGIAIGRLCEKCDGKCVICDSYVRPCTLVRVCDECNYGSFQGRCVICGGVGISDAYYCKECTQQEKDRDGCPKIVNLGSAKTDLFYERKKYGFKKR; from the coding sequence ATGGCCAAGCATCATCCAGATTTGATTATGTGCCGAAAGCAGCCAGGAATTGCTATTGGGCGACTTTGTGAAAAATGTGATGGGAAGTGCGTGATCTGTGATTCCTATGTCCGCCCTTGCACACTTGTTCGAGTTTGTGATGAATGCAACTATGGTTCCTTCCAGGGTCGGTGTGTAATCTGTGGAGGAGTGGGAATTTCTGATGCCTACTACTGCAAAGAGTGCACGCAACAGGAGAAAGATAGGGATGGATGTccaaaaattgttaatttaggGAGTGCCAAAACAGACCTATTCTATGAACGTAAGAAGTATGGTTTTAAGAAAAGATGA